Genomic window (Bosea vaviloviae):
AAGGGCAAGCCTTCCGATTTCGGCACGCAGCTGCGCGCCAAGCAGAAGCTCAAGGGTTATTACGGCTCGATCTCCGAGAAGCAGTTCCGCCGCTATTACGCCGAGGCGATCCGCCTTAAGGGCGATTCGGGCGAGAACCTGATCGGCCTGCTCGAGCGCCGCCTGGACGCCGTGATCTACCGCGCCAAGTTCGTGGCGACGGTCTTCGCCGCCCGCCAGTTCGTCAACCACGGCCATGTCACGGTCAACGGCAAGCGCGTCAACATCGCGTCCTACCAGGTCAAGCCGGGCGACGTGATCGCGGTCAAGGAGAGCTCCCGCCAGCTCGCCATCGTGATCGAAGCCGCTGCACTGGCCGAGCGCGACGTGCCTGACTACATCGATGCCGACCACAACAAGTCGACCGCCACCTACACCCGCACGCCGACCCTGACGGACGTGCCCTATGCGGTGCAGATGGAACCGAACCTTGTCATCGAGTTCTACTCGCGCTGATTCAGTTTCGCAGAGCCGGGCCGCAAGCGCCTGGCGGGATTCACGAAAGGGCGGCTCGCAAGAGCCGCCCTTTCCGTATTTTGTCCCCCTCACGGTTTTTGCGGGCGCTTCTTCGGTCCGGCTGTTGAGCCTTCGCTCCGGCCCGCCTACGCTCCCCGACGTGACCTCTATTCCTCCCGCTTGGACGCACCTCCAGCCCGACTCGCTCAAGGCGCTCCTGGAGCCGCCCGGCAGGGTCCCGCAGGCTATCCGCCTCACGCCCTACAACGTCCCTGTTGAGGCCGCCCTACAGGTCCCCATGGTCATCGCCGCGCGGCTCCTGCTGGCGCTTGCCGTGGAGAAAGGCGGGCTCGTGCTCACGCCTGCTGGAGCCCTCAAGCGTGTCGATGTCCGGCATGTCTTCGACGGGACGGAATGGCCGGGATACGACAAGACCACCACGCTCGCGATGAACAAGGTCATCAACGAAGATGACGCCTACGGGGTCCTTTTCACGAGGATCGTGCTGCAGGCTGCCGGGCTCTTGAGGAAGCGCCTGGGAGTCCTCAAGGCAACCAAGGTGGGAAACGCCCTGCTTGCTCCTGAAGCGGCCCCCGCCCTGCTGGCTGAACTGTTTGAAGCGTTGTTCTGGAAGGTGAACCTTCAGGACTTCGACAACAACCCGATCGACTTCTGGCCGCAGCACCATATGGGTGTGGTCCTGTGGAGCCTGTCGGTGACGGCGCATGGCTGGTCAAGCGCGGCGAGCTTGATGGAGTCCTGTACGATCATGGACACGCTCGACAAGGTGCCGAGGCCCGACCTCCCGGAGTTCGCCATGGTGTCCCGTGTCTTGCGCCCCCTCACATGGTTGGGGGTTTTCGAGAGCCGGAAACAGAAGCGGCATTCCGGGAGGGGGGTCGATGAGGATTTCCGGAAGGGGGCGCTATTTGGGCAGTTGGTGGCGTTTGAGGTGGAGATGAAGGGCGCGGAGGCGGCGCGGCATTGAGGGCGAATGTCGCAATTGGGCCGATTGTGTTGAAGAAGTCGGCGCTGGGGTCGGCTGCCGATTGATGCTGAACGGGTCGCTGAGAGGGCGTTCGCCCTCATGCCGCCAGGGGCGGTGCTCCGGCCGGCATCAGCTTCGCCATTTTCCTGAGGTTCTGGGCGGTGGCTGCGAGGAGGAACTCGTCGCGGGCGCCGCATGGTCCTCGCAAGCGCAGGCGATCGAGTTTGAGGATGCGCTTCAGGTGCGCGAACAGCATCTCGACCTTCTTCCGCTCTCGTCGCGAGGTTACGTATGCATCGGTGGCGGCGATGTCGCGCGCCATGTCGCGGGCGCCTTCGTGGATGGAGCGGAGGATCTTGCGAGCAGGATCTTTCGGACAGCACTTTGGCTTCAGGGAACAGGCGTCGCAGTCGCTCTTGATCGCCCGGTAGCGCATGAGGCCTTCAGGATCGATACCGTCGCGCGGCACCGCGAAGGGCCGTCGGAACTGCCGCAACTCCTTGCCGTCCGGGCAGATGTAGAGATCGCGATCGTGATCATAGGCGAAGTCGGAGCGGCTGAATGTGCCGTCCCGGCGCGTGGATTTGTCGAACACCGGGATATGCGGCTCGATACCGCGCTCGTGCACCAGCCAGGCCAGGTTCTCGGCCGAGCCATAAGCGGCGTCTGCGACCAGCTTCTCAGGCCATGTGCCGAACCTGTCCTGCGTGCGACCGATCATGGTTCGCGCGGCGCCGACCTCGGCCTGCCGCACTGCCGTGGTCGCCTCGACATCCATGATGACGGCATGCTTCAGATCGATCAGGTAGTTCGTTGCATAGGCAAAGAAGGCCTGCCCGCCATGGGCGGCCGTCCAGCGCGCGGCAGGATCAGCCGGCGAGATGAACTTGGGCACGACCGGCGTCGCCGCGCCGAAGGCGGCATCGTCAAGCACGGTCAGATACTCGCGCACCGCATGGTTGGCGGTCTCGGGCGCCAACCCGTCCTTGCCGGGCACGCCGTTCTGGCGATTGGCGTCGGCCTTGATCAGGCTGGCATCGACGGCAAACCCCTCGCCACCAACCAGCCCCTCCGCCATGCAGCGCCTGACCGTCGTCTCGAACACCTCGCGCAACAGATCGCTGTCGCGGAAGCGACCGTGCCGGTTCTTTGAGAAGGTGGAATGGTCGGGCACATCCCCCTCCAGACCGAGCCGGCAGAACCAGCGATAGGCCAGGTTCAGATGGACCTCGTCGCAGAGTCTGCGCTCGGAGCGGATGCCGAAGCAGTAGCCGACGATCAGCATTCGGATCATCAACTCGGGATCGATCGAGGGCCGGCCGGTGTCGCTGTAGAACGGGCGCAAATGCGCCCGAATGCCGGACAGATCGACAAAGAGATCGATGGCGCGCAGCAGGTGATGCGCAGGGACGTGCCGTTCCAGGCTGAACTCGTAGAACAGTGCCTCCTGCGCAACCGTCCGCTCGCCCATCATCGCGCCGCCCTCCGCAGCGACGACTGAATCAGAACCTCAAGCTCCCAGCAACACCGACTTCTTCAACACAATCGGTCGTTATCGGACTTCGGTTGGGGGCTCCATAGGAGATCGGGATGGCAGGCAGGCTAGCTCGGGTCGCGTTGATCAGCAGCGCTATTCTGGTTCTTCCATGGGCTGGCTGCTCGCTCGCCAGCCGCTCATATCAGCGCAATTTGCTGCCCG
Coding sequences:
- the rpsD gene encoding 30S ribosomal protein S4, coding for MTKRHEAKYKIDRRLGQNIWGRPKSPVNRREYGPGQHGQRRKGKPSDFGTQLRAKQKLKGYYGSISEKQFRRYYAEAIRLKGDSGENLIGLLERRLDAVIYRAKFVATVFAARQFVNHGHVTVNGKRVNIASYQVKPGDVIAVKESSRQLAIVIEAAALAERDVPDYIDADHNKSTATYTRTPTLTDVPYAVQMEPNLVIEFYSR
- a CDS encoding IS5/IS1182 family transposase, whose protein sequence is MMGERTVAQEALFYEFSLERHVPAHHLLRAIDLFVDLSGIRAHLRPFYSDTGRPSIDPELMIRMLIVGYCFGIRSERRLCDEVHLNLAYRWFCRLGLEGDVPDHSTFSKNRHGRFRDSDLLREVFETTVRRCMAEGLVGGEGFAVDASLIKADANRQNGVPGKDGLAPETANHAVREYLTVLDDAAFGAATPVVPKFISPADPAARWTAAHGGQAFFAYATNYLIDLKHAVIMDVEATTAVRQAEVGAARTMIGRTQDRFGTWPEKLVADAAYGSAENLAWLVHERGIEPHIPVFDKSTRRDGTFSRSDFAYDHDRDLYICPDGKELRQFRRPFAVPRDGIDPEGLMRYRAIKSDCDACSLKPKCCPKDPARKILRSIHEGARDMARDIAATDAYVTSRRERKKVEMLFAHLKRILKLDRLRLRGPCGARDEFLLAATAQNLRKMAKLMPAGAPPLAA